The region ATGCCAATCGCCGTGGCCGCCGCGCCAGTCGCCGTGGCCATCCATACGCACATGATCCATATGATGATGGTGATGAAAGCGGTCGACAAAGACGAACGACACGCCGCCTCCGAACACTACCGGCGGCCCCCAATACCATGGGTCGTAGTAATAGGCCGGCGCCGGGTACGATGCCAGCGCGGTGCCGTCGCCGCCTTCGACGATCTGCCAGGTGCCGTCCGGCTGCAGGCACGCGCGGCCGGTAATCTGCTGCATGACGCCGTCGATTTCCGCCTGCCCTGCGACGATGCGGCATGGCGGCGTGTCGTTCAACGGGGCATTCGCATCGTACTGCGCCGCACAACCGGTGCTCAGACACAGGCAACATATGCCGGAGCATAGCCCCGTGCCGAATTGATGGAAAGTAAGCATGATTTCGCTGCCTCGACGCGCCGGCGTTGCGACTCGCCAGGGGGCGTGTCGACACCGTGAAGACCCTGTCGGTTTGCCTCGCTCGAGACCGCGCCGTGCGCGCGTACCTGCGCGTATCTGCGCATACTTATACGCCGCCGCGACGGCACGGTCCTGCAACGAGTAAACGAAGCGCCGCGCGACGCTATTCCGCCGGCGGCCCGCGAGCGCGAGGGCTTTTCTGTTACCGAGTGTTGCAACGCGAGCAAGCAGGCCGGCGCTCACCGCAAACTGCTTACTGCGCTCACGGCGTTACTGCCACGATTCCGGCTTACCGCCGAGGGCGCTACACACTTCGATGGCGATCGAGCGCAGCTTGCCTTCGGCGATCGGCCCGGACAACGCGTAGCCCATGCGGTCGCTAACCCAGTAGAAGGTGCTCCGGTTGCCGTCGCGGAACAGGCGGAACGCGGTTTCGTCGCGCGAAATACCGGTGATGTACAGCGTGAGGCGCGCGCCGTGCTGGTTCTCGTACATGAATTGCGCAGCCGGTCCCGCTTCGCCCGGCAGCAGACGTCCCCCCACCAGCGAATAGCCATATTCCTGCAATGACGGCACCGACAACGGCCGGTTCAGCCGTTTGGACAGCCAATTGATCAGATGCTCTTCCTCGCTCGCCGCGACTTCGACCGGATGACGCCGCTCAGGCGTATAAACCGCATAGGCGATGTCCGCGCGTTGGGCGAAGCTGGCCGGAGCGGCGCCGAAACCACTCCACCCGCCCAACCCGCTCCACGCACCGCCCGTCAGACGCGGCGCGAGCGGCCCCAACGCCAGCGCGAGACCGGCGCCGGCCACGAGCCAGCACGCCGCGAGGCCGGCACGCCGCCACCACGGCGTGGACTGCCGCACTACGATGAAAGCGGGCTCCTCGCGCGCCGCCGCACCGCACAGCGCCTGCAACGCCGTCTTCTGCGCGCGCCACGCGGCCACCTGTGCGGCGGCCTGCGGATGCTGCTCCAGCTGCGCCTCGATCGCGGCGCGCTGCGTGTGCGGCAACTCGCCGTCGACAAACGCCGACAGCGCTCGCAAATCGAGCCCCTCGGGCAAGCCGGAATCGTAGTCGTCGTTGTTCATCACGGATTTCTCACTACTTTCAGCGGCGGGTTTTTACGCGCCGGACCTTCGGTAAGCAGCACGCGCATGTGTTCACGCGCACGCGACAGCCGCGACATCACCGTACCGATCGGCACCCCGAGCGCGCTCGACGCCTCCTGGTACGTCAACTCCTCCACGCAGACGAGCAGCAGCACTTCCCGTTGCTCGACCGGCAGACAATACAGCGCGCGTTGCAGGTCGCGCAGCACCAGACCGTCGACTTCGCCGTGCGGCGCTTCGAGATTGCGCCACGGCGCGCTCTCGTCGTCGACGGCGATCTCGCGGCGTCCGCGCAACTGATCGATGTACAGATGCCGCAGGATCGTCAGCAGCCACGCGCGCAGGTTGCTGTTCGGCCGGAACGCCGTCCAGCGCGCAAGCGCACGCTCCGCCGTATCCTGTACCAGATCGTCGGCCCAAGCGCGGTCGCCCGTCAGCGCGCGCGCATAGCGGCGCAACTGCGGGAGCCACGAAATCACTTCCGCTTCGAAGTTCACCCGGCGCGCTTAATGCTCAGTAACCGCCGCCGCCACCGCCACTACCGCCACTGCCGCTGGGGCTCGACGCGCTGCTATCGGTCGCCGACGTGCAGCCGCTCGTCGCGAGCGAGCCCAACGCCAGTGCGAACAGCACGAAGACGGTGGAAAGAATGCGGGTTGCTTTCATGGTGTATCTCCTGACTACGTTTCGGCCGGCGCAGCCGGCGGCTGGCGCGTCCGGGCCGGGACCTGGTCGGCCGCGTGCGATATGCAGCGCTGCCATGCTGACTTAACGCAAGCGGACGCCGGTTTATTCCGCGCGTTTCGGCGCGAGGCGCCATCTTTTTCCGCCATCCGCAGCGGCGACGCGCCACCGCCGCCACGAAAACCGCCATTCATCCGCAGATTCGTAACTCAACGTTACAGTCAATAGTTATCAGATGCTTATGTGCGCGCAAGCCGTTATAGTGGACGCAGTTCGCCCGCCGACGCGTTCCGCCCCCACACAGGGTAGAATCGCGGCGAACAACCGTTTTTCTAACCTGAATTGTCCATGGCTTCCGCAGAATCGCATCCGCAAAACGACTTCATGAACGCAGCGCGCAAAGAACGAAAGCGCGTGGAGATCTACCTTGTCAACGGCATTCGCCTGACGGGGTGCATCGAGTCGTTCGATCAGTATCTGGTGATGCTGCGCACGCCTGTCGGCCTGCAAGGCATCTACAAGCGCGCGATCTCGACGATCCAGCTCGACACCGGCACGCGTCCGGCGCCGCGCGCCGGACGGCCTTCGCACGGCGAGCACACCACGCGCGGCCCGCACGGCTCGCGTGAACCGCGCGATCATCGTGAGACCCGCGAACCGCGTGAACCGCGCGAGTCGTATGGCGCGCAGCCGTCCTCGGACCGCCCGGCATCGTCCGAGCGCAGCAGCACGTCGGACGGACCGGTGGTCGTGACGCGTCGCCGGCGCCTGTTCGGCACGGGTGGCGGCGAAGGCGGCAATCATGGTGGTGGTAACGGTGGCAATGGTGGCAATGGTGGCGCCACCGGCGGTAACGAATAAGCTGCTCACGCAGCGGCAGGCTACTCCGACGGAAAGCCGAGCCGCTGCAGAATCTTCTCCAGCCGCATGATCTGCAGCTGCGTCAGTTCGAATCTGCATTTGACCGCCAGCACGCGGCGCCGCCAGTAGCCGGCGTCCAGCATGCGCAGCGCCGGTTGCCGTGTTGCCCAATCCAGATGTTCCAATTCCGCTTCCACTACGTGTGATGCGTTGAAGCGCTGCGTCTGTACAGGGGTCTTGGATTCCATATTGTTGCGCTGCCTTGTTTTTTTGCGCTACCCCGTTCTGGAGATGCCGCTGGGCGGCACGCGGTTTTGATTGGCCTCGCCTTTTGCTTTTCTTTTTTTGTTTGGCGACACACTCGAAGACGAGGTAGAGCGACGGGGTTTTAAGGTTGCTTTAACTACGTTCTTTAATTGCGTTCTTTAACTGCGTTGGCCGGGTGTTTTCTTTTGAAGGAAATGCTTACCGGTGTTGGGGAAATGTTCTGCTGGCCGTTCGGCCGGTTTGGCTTTGCGCTATGCTGGACTAACGACACTTTCTCTACACTTTCGAAGTGGAGCACGTCATGTCTAAGCCGAAGCCGCATACAACCGATGTCAAAGTTAAGGTCAAAGAAGTGAGGCCGCCCGCTCAGTCAGCGGAGAGTCGCCTCGATGAGGCTCTTGATGAAAGTTTTCCTGCTAGTGATCCGATTGCTGTTGATCTTACTGATCCGCATCATTCGCCAGATGCGCACTCGCCGAAGAGCGGGAAGAAGCGGCATTAGAGCGATGGTTTTTTGCCGTTGCGGCGCCGTTTGACTGCGCTTTTTCGGCGTTGGCCTTTCCTTGATTTCTTATTGGTTTATTGGCGTTGCCCCTGTGCGGGGCGGCACCTACTTTTCTTTGTCCACCAAGTGGACTTCCTTCGGGGCGCCGGCCGCAAAGAAAAGTAGGCCAAAGAAAGCGGCTCAAACCGCTAATTTTTAAGCGGTCCCCCGCGCAGTCACGGTAGTGGAGCATCTGGAATCCGTGCCCTCGCGCACTCCGCGCTTGTGACAAAGCAGTCATTCTTCCGGCGGCGCTGCGCGCGCCGTGGCGGTACTTCTAAAACCGATGGGTAGCCGGTTTCTTCCCGCTTCGCATTGCGTGCGACGCTGGCGCGTGTCTGTCTGGGAAAGCGTGGGTATTGCCGATGGCTGCCCGGGCGTTGAGATCGGGTCTGTTTGGAAAGCAGTGGGGTTTTCTGCGCTGCGGGGATCGGCGGATCAGGCTGCTGGCGAGGGCGTCACCTTTGTTGCGGGCCGGGCGGTTCTCCGCCCTCGCCCCCTTCCTGCCAGGTTGCACGCTTCAGTGCGACGGCAAGCCTGTTTCCAGTTGACGCTGCAACTCGCGTACCTGGCGCTGTGCTGCGCGCAACTGGTCTTGCGCTGCGGCCTTCTGCTGCGCCAGCGTCGTTGCCTCGGCGCGGGTTTGCTGCTGCTGGCTCGCGACAATGTTCTGCTGTTGACGCGCAACATCCAGGTCAGCCTGCAGGCGGTTCGCGCGATCCTGCGACAACGCAATCATCCGTTCCGTGAACGCTTTTTGCGCTTCCAGCTGCGTGCGGCGAATCTCGACGCCAGATAGCTGCAACGTCTGGCGCACAAAATCCTTGTAGATCATGTCGGCACGCGTCGCATCCTGCGTCTTGATCACGCGCCAGAAATTCTTTTGCTGGAACAGCGCGACGTAGTACGTCATCTCCTTGCCATAAAACAGCAAGCTCGCGCCGTAGCTGCCGTTGTACGTCGTGCGCAATTCGCTCAGATCCGACCCGTGGATCATCTGCTGCAATTCCGCCACATTCCCCGCGGCAGATTGCTTCGCTTCGTCCGGCGTCAGCACACCCGTCTGCGCCTGTGAAGTAGCCGGCAACGCCGTCGTCGCGCCCGGCAGGGAAAGAACACCAGCGCTCGTGCCGCTATCCGGCAGAGCCTGCGCATTCACGCCCTGCACGGCCCCCAACGCGATGAATGCCACCAGGGCAATCTGTCGTAGTTTCGACTTTCGGTCCATGTAATTCCTGCTTGAACAGTTTTTGTTTTAGTACAACCGTCTCATTATTACTCACTTTCGCGTGTTTCGGGCTCTTCATCGAAAATTTGGTACTTGCGCATCTTCTCCCACAACACCTTGCGGCTGATGCCGAGATAGAGCGCCGTATCCTGCCGGCGCCAACCGTTTGCGTCGAGCGCGGCGAGCACGCGGTTGCGCTCGGCCATGTCCCATTTGCTACGGTCCACCAGCACCTCCGCGGCGCTCTCGGCCGGCACCGGCTGGCTGGTGCGCGCAAGCGCCAGCAGCCGTTGCAAACGCGCCGCATCCCACGCGCCGATCTGGCGCACGGTCACGCCGATGCGCTCGGCGAGATTGCGCAGCTCACGCACATTGCCAGGAAAATAGGTGTCGGCAACCGCGTCGGCAAGCCAGTACGGCAGATCCGGCAAAGCGGCGAGCCGCCCCGCGCCGACGATCTGCGCGATGAACGCCTTGAAGATCGCAATCTTGTCGACCGCGCCCCGCTCTTCCAGCGACGGGATCTTCAACTCGATCACCGCAAGCCGGTAGTAAAGATCTGCGCGGAAGGTACCGTTCTTGACCAGTTGCGGAAGATGCTTGTTGGTCGCCGCCACCAGCCGGAAGTCGAGCTTCACCGGCGTGGCCGAGCCGATTCGCGTGACCGCGCTGTCTTCCAGCACGCGCAGTAGCTTGACCTGCTGGTAAAGCGGCAGATCGCCGATTTCGTCGAGGAACAGCGTGCCGCCGTCAGCCTGCTCGAAGTAGCCTTTATGCGCGACCACCGCGCCGGTGAACGAGCCTTTCGAGTGGCCGAAGAACAGCGATTCGAACAGGCCGTCCGGAATCGCACCGCAGTTCACCGCGACGAACGGCCCCTGCCCGTAGCGGCTGTGTTTTTCGTGCAGCAGTTGCGCGATGCGCTCCTTGCCGACGCCGGTTTCGCCGTGCACCAGCACGCTCGTGTCGCAGTCGGCGAAGGTGTCGACTTCGTGCAGCAATGCCTGCATGCACTCCGAGTTGGCGATCATCGCGTCCGACTCGTGCGTCTTGGCGCCATGCGCGCGCAATTGCAGCACCAGCTTCATGACCATCCCGCGCAACTCGGCGCAGGTGAAGTCGAGCGGCAGGATGTGCGAATACTCGGACGGATACATCGCCGGATCGTGGTCGCGCGGCGCGGCGCCGACCCACACCACCGGGATGCCGTGTGCGGCCTGCCAGTCGCGCAGGATCAGCGCGCCGCTGTCGATCACCGACACGCTGATGATGGCCAGCGACGGCCGGAGGGCGGTCCGTTCAGGCGAGATCGCGATATCGTCCGCGCGGATCACTTCGACGTCGAAGCTCGCCATGCAACGCGCAACCCGGTCGACGATGTCGGCCTTGCCTTCCCAGACGTAGATATCGAGTTCCTCGATTTTGGTGGTGGTTCTCATCTTGGTTACGCTAGTTGACCAGTTGCGAGACGCCGCATGTCAGCGACATATTGTGGACGGTGGCAGTGCCGACTTGCACGCCCAATAGCGAGAGCGTCGGGACGACGATGGTGTCGAGCAGGCCGAAGACGGGTTGGAGTAGCGGCGTCAAGGTGCTCCCCACGAGTGAAAGAATCGGTGAGGTGAGCGAAGACAGATCGAAGGAATTATTGAAGACCGAAACGTCCAGGGCACCGGGCAATGCCGCAAGCAGTTGCGTGGTCAAGACGGCTCCGTCGCTACCGATCGCGTTGGAATTGGCGCTCAATGTTGAGTCGAAGCTACCCGACGAGCCGTTGAAAACCAGCGGTGTGATCGTGCCGGGCCCGGGCCACATCGGCCCGATGCGATGCAAGATGACATTCGCTAAGTTAACGCCTGCCACCGAGATGGACGCTAGATTGACGGTCCCACTGCACGATGCATTTCCGGCAAGACAGATCGATGCAATGCTCGGCGAAACCTGAATCGTGGCGTTGGTGGCAGCCTTGATGCTTTCACAATCGACTGAACTCAGCGTCGCGGTCCCCGGCGCGAGCGCCAACGTCACCACCAGCGGCGAACTGAGCACCGAGATCGCAGCGACGCCCAGATTCAGCGGCGGCAGCGGGTTCTGCAAATTGATAGTCGCATTCGCTACCGCCGTGCGCGCCATCGTGCGGGCAGTGGTGACGCCATTAACCGTCGTCGTGCCGCCCTCGCCCACCGCCAGCGCGGGCGGATTGACGATCTGCAACGAAATGCTGGCCACACCGGCGAGGCCTGCCGTCACGTTAATTGCCGGTGCATTACCCACCGTTCCGTCCGGACTGCGCTGCGCGATCTGCGCGGCGACCAGCAACGCATCGAAAGCGTTGATGGTCGCGGTTGTCGCGGCATTGGGATTAGCGAGCCCAAGCGCGAGTAACCCGGGAGCGGAGGCACCGCCGTCACCCACGGTAATGTTCTGACCACCAGGAATCGCGACGGCCAGCGTCTGCAGAATCGCCGCATCAACGGTATCGCCGCCGGCCTGTAACGCCTTGACCATCGCCACCATCAGGTTCTGATAGCTCACCGTGGTAGCGAGCAGGCCTTGCATCGTCGATGCGCCCAGCGCCACCATCAGATCTCCCAGTTTGATATGCGCCGTCGCCAGACTCTGCACGTCGCCCACGCTGAGCGACACGCTGGTATTCAGTAAGCCACCGAGGATCGCGTTCAGCAGCGCCGATTGCTGCGTATTGATCGTCGCGATACCGGTACCGAGCGAGAACGCGTCGATGTTGGACGCGAGCGCGGTGGCCGTTGCGGTCACGGTGCGCGACGGTCCGACGAAGAAATAAGGCACGACCTGGCTCGTCGTCACCTGCACCGCATTGAGCGGGTTGCCACTCGTACCGAAGTAGGTATTGGAGCTCGTGTCCCAGCGTCCGCAGGTCGTGTTGAGCGTCGTGGTGGTGCCGTCGGCCGAGAAACCGTTCGCGGTCGCATTCTGCTGCGCGGCCGCGGTCGCCGTCGCGCAACCGCCCGAACTGCTGATGACCTGCACGCCTGCCATCGCCGCCAGATCCGCCGTGCGCTGCAACTGCCGCCGCGCGAAATACACATTGCCCACATCCAGCGCGCCTAACGCCGCAATCGCAATGCTCAGCCAGATCGCCGCCAGCACCGCGACCGCGCCATGCTGACGGCGCGCGGCGAGCATCGCCGCGCTGCCGCGCCGCCCGGAAAGCGGGCGCCGACAGCGAGCGGCCATGGCAACGAATGATTGACGTCTGTGCATGTCAGTACGCACCACCGCCGCCGGCGCCGAGCCCACCCGACATGCCGCCGCCAGCGCCATTGCCGCCGCTGCCGCTCCCGTTATTCAGCGCCGAGCCATACAGATCAGGAATCTTGCTCTTGAACGATTCCATATAGCGCCGGTAAGCCAGCCCTGCTTCGGCGCCGAGCATCGGCAGCGCGGGCGCGGCCTGGGCGTTGCTGCTTTGCAGCTCGAGCCACGCACGCGTCGAGTGACCCACCTCGCTTGCCCGCACCGGCGGCTGAGCGGGCTGAGCCGGCTCGCCAGTCTGCGCGAAGGCCCCAGTGGCCATGCCCATCATCACGCCGACGCCCAGCATCGAGACTATCCAGCCCCGCTTCGTTGATCTGTTTTTCATATCCGTTCCCCTGATTACGCCACCGGTCACTGCGCAAAGCGTTGCAGCACGCGCGGGGCCGGTTCAACGCCCTGCGCGCTCGCGACCGTGCCCACGCCCGCGGTTGCCTGCCCGACCTGTTGTTGCGGTTGCGCTTGCAGACTGCGTGCTTGCGCACGCCCCGCGGCGGCCACCTTCGCCGCATCGCTGCGAATCGCGGCGCGCACATCCGGTGTGAGTTTCTGCCGATTCATCACCGCCAGCGCCTGCGCCCGGTCGCCGTTGGCGAGCAGATAGAGCGCAACGTTGCTGACGATCTTCGGATTGTTTTGATCGAGCTCCGCGGCCTTCATCAACGGCACCCGCGCGCCGTTCACGTCGCCGTTGCGCAACCGCGCATAGCCGAGATCCGACAAAGTCACCGCATCGGTCGGCGCGAGTTGCGCGGCCTGTTGAAGTTCCTGCGCGGCGCCCGCGAAATCGCCCGCCGCGCCGGCGATCAAACCGAGCCCGCGGTAACCGCGCGCGGCCAATGGCGTCTTCAGCAGTTGGCCGTACGCGGTCGCGGCGGCGGCCGGCTGATCGGTCATGCGCAGCGCGTCGGCACGCAGCAGATTCGTATCGGGGCTCACGCCATACTGCTTTTCGTAGGCGTCGATATGCGCGAGCGACGCGAAATACAGCCCTTCCGACTGCATCTTGTCGATCAGTCCGAGGTACATGCCGGGCGTGTCCGGCGCGGGATCGCGATTGGCCTGCTGAGCCAGCGCCGCGCGCTCGGCCTGCGGGCCGACGCCGTAGCCCACGAGGTCTTTCGACGCGCACGCGCCGAGCAGAGCCAACGCGGCCAGCGCCGCGGCGCAGCGCGCGGCGTCATAGGCGGTACGCGCCAGCGAATCGAACGATAGAGAGTGAGCCATTACAAGAATCCTTAGTGGTGCATCGAGCGCAGCGCATGCGAAACAGCCAGCACGCCCGGGCCGGCCGTGACGATCATCAGTGCGGGCAACAGCGTAAAGATCATCACGCCGGTCATCTTCACCGTGAGACGGCCGATGCGTTCGCGCAGCATCGCCCGGCGCGTTTCGCGCAGGCGGTCGCCGAACTGCTTGAGCGGTTCCTGCACGGCGCCGCCGTGCCGGTCGACCTGCACCAGAAGGCGCACCACCGCGCGTAAATCCTCGTCGTCGTAACTCGACGCCAGACGGTTCAGCGATTGCTCGCGGGTGCGGCCCGCGGCGAACTGGCGCTGTGCGATTTCCAGCTCGCTCGACAGCACCGGCAACACGCTGCGGAAATCGCTGACCATCACCTGCAAACTCTGATCGAGCGACAAGCCGACGCCTTGCAGCAGGCGCAGCAGATCGACCAGCAACGGCAATTCGTCGACCACGCCGCGGCGGCGCTTAGCGGCGCGGCGCCTGAGGACGATCTTCGGCACCATGAAGCCCACCGCAATCGCGATGATCACCAGCATCACGTAGTGAGGACCATCCACATATTCGCGCGTCAGGGTCCCTGCCAGCACCGGCAGCACCAGCGCGCCCAATATCCGCGCCACCAGAAACAACCCGCGCGTGCGCGTGTCCACGAAGCCGCACTGCTCCAGCAGCCGACGGTCTTCTTCAGCGACGATCTGGCGCCCGAGCGGCGTGTCGAGCCAGCGAATCCCCGTGTGCGCGAAGCGCTCGAGCAGGCCTTTGAAACCCTTGGGCCGCGGGTTGTGCGCGACCGCTTTCGTCACACCCGGAGCGCCATCAGCACCACGTGCAGCCGCGGCGGCCAGCGCCGCACTTTGCAGCGCGCGTTCGTCAAGGGCATGCCTGAGCGTGCGTTCGCTGCGCCGCACCGCGGCAATGCGCGCCAACACCAACCCGGCGATCAGCAGCAGCGCGAGCGCAACCAATGCGAGCGCGAGTGCGACGAGTTGAGGGGCTTGCATCGTCATTCCCTCAGGTTCGTGAGGCGGTACAGCAGATAGGCGCCAAGCGCCTGCAAACCGAACGCCAGATACACGAGTTGCCGCCCCGCCGGATCGAACCACATCGTCGCGAAATACTTAGGATTCGAAAGAATCAGGAAACCGCCGATGCCGATCGGCAGCATCGCGAGCACCCATGACGACAGCCGCGTTTCCGCCGACATCGCCACGAGTTCGCGCTCGGCCTGTTCGAGGTCGCGCATGAACGACGACATCCGGTCGAGCATCACGTCGGCACGGCCGCCGTATTTGACCGACAGGCGCAGCACGGCGCCGACCAGTTCGAGTTCGCGCGCCCCATAGATCACCGAGACCTGATACAGCGCGCGATCGATTTCGACGCCTGTGCGCAGCATCCGCGAGACACGGTCGAGACATTCGCGCAGCGGTGCCTCGGTGGTTTGCAACGCCGCCTGGAACGCGGCCGGCACGCTGTTGCCGAGCGTAATCAAACGCACGATGCCGTCGAGAAACAGTGGTAACTGCCGCACGATCAGCTGACGGCGTTTGTTGATGCGCACCGTCAGCAGAAAATAGAGGAACATGGCGCACGCAGTCAGCGTCGCACCGGCGGCGAGCACGCCGCCTACGCTCGCGGCCCAGCCGCACAGCAGCAGCACGATTGCACAGGCGATCGTCGCGGGCTCCTTGGCGTTGACGATGCCCGCGCGAGCCATCGCGTGTTGCAGCATGAAGCGCGCGCGAGATGCCTGGTAGCGCCAGTGCGTGAGCCAGCCTGCATCGGCCGGCGGCGCTTGTGGCGCGATCGCGGCAGGCGTGGCAGCCGCGCGCGCCGGCGCCACGCGTGGCCCGCCGGCACCGCTCGCGATGCCGCCCGCCCCGGCGGTCCCCGGCATCGCCGACGCCATGCGGCTATCGATAAAACGCTCTGCGCTCACCTGGTCTTTACGATGCGCGCTACGTTGCCATAGCAGCAACGCACTCGCTGCGCACAGCAGCGCGAGCGCCGCGCAGACCAGTACCACGCTAGACATTGAAGCCTCCACCGAAGCCGCCACCGCTGCCGCCGCCAAATCCGCCACCGCCGAAACCCGCGTTGCCGAACGCATTGCCCTGCTCGCCGCCGCCGAGCGCCTGGCGGAAGCGCACCAGTTTCGGCGAGTGCGGATGAATGCCGAGCGACACCCAGTTGTCGAGTTCGTCACCCTCCGCGGTCACGACCGGCTCGTAGCGGTACAACTCCTGGGTCGCAATGATGTTGTCCGACAGCCCCGTTACTTCTGTGATCGACAGAATCCGCCGGCGCCCATTCGAGAGCCGCCCGATCTGCACGATGAAGTCGATCGCATTGGCGATCTGGCGGCGCAGGCTCGACTCGGTGCCCTGAAAGCCCGCGAAACCCGCGAGCATTTCGAGCCGGTACAGACACTCGCGTGGAGAGCTGGCGTGCACGGTGCCCATCGAGCCGTCGTGGCCGGTGTTCATCGCCTGCAGCATTTCGAGCACCTCGCCGCCGCGCACTTCGCCGACGATGATGCGATCCGGCCGCATCCGCAACGAGTTACGCAACAGGTCGCGAATCGTCACGACACCGGCGCCGTCGAAGCCGCCCGGGCGGCTTTCGAGCCGCACTACGTGCGGGTGGTTCAGCGACAGTTCGGCCGTGTCCTCGATCGTCACGACCCGCTCCGGCTCAGGGATATGAAACGCCAGCGCGTTCAGCAGCGAGGTCTTGCCCGAACTCGTGCCGCCCGACACCAGCACGTTGCAGCGCGCGGCAACCGCCGCTTCGAGCAGCGCGCCGATTTCCGGACTATAGGTGCCGTTGCCGAGCAGATCGTCGGGACGCAGCGGGTCTTTGCGGAATTTGCGGATCGACACGATCGGGCCGTCGATCGATAGCGGTTCGATCACCACGTTCACGCGCCCGCCGTTCGGCAGACGCGCATCGACCATCGGATTCGATTCGTCCAGGCGCCGCCCGATCGGCGCGAGAATCCGCCGCACGATGCGCAGCAGATGCGCGTTGTCGGCGAAGCGCACCTGAATCTTGGTCAGGATGCCGTGACGCGACACGTACACGTCGTTGTAGCCGTTGATCAGAATGTCTTCGACGGCCGGATCGCTGAGTAGATCTTCGATCGGGCCGAAACCCGCCAGCTCTTTGGTCAATGCCTCGGCGATCAGGCGCACTTCGCTTTCGTTGATCGGAATCCGGCGCAGCCGCACAAAGCTGTCCATCTCCAGATCGACGAACTGATTGATCGCGTTTCGCGACCAGCGGCCGAACTCGGAGCCAAGTTCCTCGATACGCGTGAGCAGATGTTCGTGCGCCGCGTTCTTGATGTCCTGGAACTGCTGGCTATGCGCGAACGAAGGCGCGTCGTCGGCAAATTCGATCTCTTTTGCCATCGTCTATGACCGCTTGTGAGTGGTTGGAATGAAGCGCTTGAGCGCGCCGAGCGTGGACTTGCCGCGTGCTTGCGCCGGCTTGCAGGCGCCGCCGCCGAGCCGTTCGATCAATGGCTCGAGCGCGCGCACGTAGGGATCGCGCGTCGCGGCGTCGGCCAGCAGATGTCCCTGGTTGACGGCCTGGCCGAGCGCGACGCGCCGCTCCGGCAGCGTCGTCAGCAGTTGAATGTCCAGACGCTGTGCGATCTGCGCGGCAGCGAGACCGAGGTCGGCGTCGAACTTGTTGACGATCAAGCGCACATTGCCGGTATCCACGCCCTCTTCGCGCAACGCGTCGAGCACGCCGACCGCCGACACGATCGAGGCCACGCCCTGATCGCACAGCAGCCAGGTTTCGTCGGCAGCCTGCACGACGTGGGCGATGAATTCGCTGTTGGTGAAACCGCCGAGATCGACGATCTGCTGATCGAAGAACGCGCGCAGCCGGTTCAGCAAACCGATCGACGACGAATACGAGACCTCGCGCATGTCGGCGAGATTGGGCGGCAGCGTGGTGAGCGCGAGGCCGCTGGTGTGGTGCGACAGCGCGGTATGCACGAAGGTCTGATCGAAGCGGCGCAGATTGCGCACGGCTTCGACGAAGTTGAATTCACTGCGCGTGTTCAGCAGGAGCGAGCCGTCTC is a window of Paraburkholderia sp. IMGN_8 DNA encoding:
- a CDS encoding DUF3613 domain-containing protein, whose product is MKNRSTKRGWIVSMLGVGVMMGMATGAFAQTGEPAQPAQPPVRASEVGHSTRAWLELQSSNAQAAPALPMLGAEAGLAYRRYMESFKSKIPDLYGSALNNGSGSGGNGAGGGMSGGLGAGGGGAY
- a CDS encoding type II secretion system F family protein — translated: MQAPQLVALALALVALALLLIAGLVLARIAAVRRSERTLRHALDERALQSAALAAAAARGADGAPGVTKAVAHNPRPKGFKGLLERFAHTGIRWLDTPLGRQIVAEEDRRLLEQCGFVDTRTRGLFLVARILGALVLPVLAGTLTREYVDGPHYVMLVIIAIAVGFMVPKIVLRRRAAKRRRGVVDELPLLVDLLRLLQGVGLSLDQSLQVMVSDFRSVLPVLSSELEIAQRQFAAGRTREQSLNRLASSYDDEDLRAVVRLLVQVDRHGGAVQEPLKQFGDRLRETRRAMLRERIGRLTVKMTGVMIFTLLPALMIVTAGPGVLAVSHALRSMHH
- a CDS encoding fimbrial protein, whose product is MNARTHSLTERAVTDCFVFASLAEEHVHWLADTLVGAGTVDAATLDPSMLTQRIATLNPSLVFVDFSGGRGAAASAASSAVRAAYPSMQIVAIGSLAEPESALAALRAGVRDFIDLSAPAEDALRITRQVLDNLVEPVSRHGHVTALLGARVGMGVSTLAANLSVMLQRRDVAQGRKAALLDLGLPAGDGSLLLNTRSEFNFVEAVRNLRRFDQTFVHTALSHHTSGLALTTLPPNLADMREVSYSSSIGLLNRLRAFFDQQIVDLGGFTNSEFIAHVVQAADETWLLCDQGVASIVSAVGVLDALREEGVDTGNVRLIVNKFDADLGLAAAQIAQRLDIQLLTTLPERRVALGQAVNQGHLLADAATRDPYVRALEPLIERLGGGACKPAQARGKSTLGALKRFIPTTHKRS
- a CDS encoding type II secretion system F family protein, whose product is MSSVVLVCAALALLCAASALLLWQRSAHRKDQVSAERFIDSRMASAMPGTAGAGGIASGAGGPRVAPARAAATPAAIAPQAPPADAGWLTHWRYQASRARFMLQHAMARAGIVNAKEPATIACAIVLLLCGWAASVGGVLAAGATLTACAMFLYFLLTVRINKRRQLIVRQLPLFLDGIVRLITLGNSVPAAFQAALQTTEAPLRECLDRVSRMLRTGVEIDRALYQVSVIYGARELELVGAVLRLSVKYGGRADVMLDRMSSFMRDLEQAERELVAMSAETRLSSWVLAMLPIGIGGFLILSNPKYFATMWFDPAGRQLVYLAFGLQALGAYLLYRLTNLRE
- a CDS encoding CpaF family protein: MAKEIEFADDAPSFAHSQQFQDIKNAAHEHLLTRIEELGSEFGRWSRNAINQFVDLEMDSFVRLRRIPINESEVRLIAEALTKELAGFGPIEDLLSDPAVEDILINGYNDVYVSRHGILTKIQVRFADNAHLLRIVRRILAPIGRRLDESNPMVDARLPNGGRVNVVIEPLSIDGPIVSIRKFRKDPLRPDDLLGNGTYSPEIGALLEAAVAARCNVLVSGGTSSGKTSLLNALAFHIPEPERVVTIEDTAELSLNHPHVVRLESRPGGFDGAGVVTIRDLLRNSLRMRPDRIIVGEVRGGEVLEMLQAMNTGHDGSMGTVHASSPRECLYRLEMLAGFAGFQGTESSLRRQIANAIDFIVQIGRLSNGRRRILSITEVTGLSDNIIATQELYRYEPVVTAEGDELDNWVSLGIHPHSPKLVRFRQALGGGEQGNAFGNAGFGGGGFGGGSGGGFGGGFNV
- a CDS encoding tetratricopeptide repeat protein translates to MAHSLSFDSLARTAYDAARCAAALAALALLGACASKDLVGYGVGPQAERAALAQQANRDPAPDTPGMYLGLIDKMQSEGLYFASLAHIDAYEKQYGVSPDTNLLRADALRMTDQPAAAATAYGQLLKTPLAARGYRGLGLIAGAAGDFAGAAQELQQAAQLAPTDAVTLSDLGYARLRNGDVNGARVPLMKAAELDQNNPKIVSNVALYLLANGDRAQALAVMNRQKLTPDVRAAIRSDAAKVAAAGRAQARSLQAQPQQQVGQATAGVGTVASAQGVEPAPRVLQRFAQ